Proteins encoded together in one Chitinophaga varians window:
- a CDS encoding 4a-hydroxytetrahydrobiopterin dehydratase produces MWEEKDNQLHRAFTFKDFREAFGFMARVALVAEKMDHHPYWTNVYNKVDIYLSTHDAGNVVTDKDRALAKAIDQLL; encoded by the coding sequence ATGTGGGAAGAAAAAGACAATCAACTGCACCGGGCTTTTACCTTTAAAGATTTCCGGGAGGCATTCGGGTTTATGGCCAGAGTGGCGCTGGTCGCAGAAAAAATGGACCACCATCCCTACTGGACCAATGTCTATAACAAAGTGGACATCTACCTCAGTACACACGACGCAGGCAATGTGGTAACTGACAAAGACCGCGCGCTGGCAAAAGCTATCGATCAATTATTATAA
- a CDS encoding IPExxxVDY family protein — translation MSILKLKLDQEQLVEDFFENTHLIGIASTARDYQLCWQINRQLHTNFRVNNLLEITLSKKNRSFHFTVMEFHEATNSVSHYFYNNHCQAEFLLPELKHIHFLWMIKGDYYQADDIKKLLEQLRLVPLVQLVSLLDTREIKNKMNLIF, via the coding sequence ATGTCGATACTTAAATTAAAACTGGACCAGGAACAGTTGGTAGAGGATTTCTTTGAAAACACCCACCTGATCGGTATCGCCTCTACCGCCCGTGACTACCAGCTCTGCTGGCAGATCAACCGGCAACTGCATACCAATTTCCGGGTCAACAATCTGCTGGAGATCACCCTTTCCAAGAAAAACAGGTCGTTCCATTTTACGGTGATGGAGTTCCATGAGGCGACCAACTCCGTGTCCCACTATTTTTATAACAACCATTGCCAGGCTGAGTTCCTGCTCCCTGAGCTCAAACACATTCACTTCCTCTGGATGATCAAAGGCGACTATTACCAGGCTGATGATATTAAAAAATTATTGGAACAATTACGCCTTGTTCCCCTTGTACAATTAGTATCTTTACTGGATACAAGGGAGATCAAAAATAAAATGAACCTCATTTTCTAA
- a CDS encoding MGMT family protein — protein sequence MKKYPNPKSPSSSKNAVTKEKTDSPKPVSFFDVVYKIARKIPKGRVTTYGAIAEAADIKLTPRMVGWAMNGAGNAKPAVPAHRVVNRNGELSGRQFFATPTLMQELLEQEGVTIKNDKVSDFKTVFWDPGKTKAATAGKAVKQAVKKKA from the coding sequence ATGAAAAAGTACCCGAACCCAAAAAGTCCATCCTCCTCGAAAAACGCCGTAACGAAGGAAAAGACGGACAGTCCTAAGCCCGTCTCTTTCTTCGATGTCGTGTATAAAATAGCCCGCAAAATACCGAAGGGCCGTGTAACCACCTACGGCGCCATCGCCGAAGCAGCCGATATCAAACTCACGCCCCGCATGGTGGGCTGGGCCATGAACGGCGCCGGCAACGCCAAACCGGCCGTGCCCGCCCATCGGGTGGTGAACCGTAACGGCGAACTCAGCGGCCGCCAATTCTTTGCCACCCCTACCCTCATGCAGGAACTGCTGGAACAGGAAGGCGTCACCATCAAAAATGATAAGGTCAGCGACTTTAAAACAGTATTCTGGGACCCGGGCAAAACCAAAGCTGCCACCGCTGGCAAAGCCGTCAAACAAGCTGTCAAAAAGAAAGCCTGA
- a CDS encoding DUF5522 domain-containing protein, with protein sequence MKQPLVEKIDFYYNAEGYMVFTEKYHLDRGYCCGNGCKHCPFSYEKVPEPKKSILLEKRRNEGKDGQS encoded by the coding sequence ATGAAGCAACCGTTGGTGGAGAAGATTGATTTTTATTATAACGCGGAGGGTTATATGGTATTTACCGAAAAATATCACCTGGACCGGGGCTACTGCTGTGGCAACGGCTGTAAACATTGTCCATTTTCATATGAAAAAGTACCCGAACCCAAAAAGTCCATCCTCCTCGAAAAACGCCGTAACGAAGGAAAAGACGGACAGTCCTAA
- the trmB gene encoding tRNA (guanosine(46)-N7)-methyltransferase TrmB has protein sequence MGQKKLQRFAEIETFPNVLIYPEGMQGKWNEYFKNNHPVTLELACGKGDYTLGMGRLFKDQNFIGVDLKGNRIWRGAKTALDESLNNVAFLRTQIEKLDNYFAPGEIRDIWITFPDPFLRKSKSKKRLTHPRFLQLYQPLLATGATINLKTDSPELYAFTQEVIAAAGLTLIEDIPDVYALPEVPALLKIQTYYEGMHLADGRTIRYLKFRLPDTPLNWRTIKLPSDEATVGGED, from the coding sequence ATGGGACAGAAAAAACTACAACGCTTTGCTGAAATTGAGACCTTCCCCAACGTATTGATATACCCGGAAGGCATGCAGGGAAAATGGAACGAATACTTTAAAAACAACCATCCGGTCACTCTGGAACTGGCCTGTGGCAAAGGGGACTATACCCTTGGAATGGGCCGCTTGTTTAAAGACCAGAACTTTATCGGGGTAGACCTGAAAGGCAACCGCATCTGGAGAGGCGCTAAAACCGCCCTTGATGAGTCACTCAATAATGTGGCATTCCTTCGTACACAGATCGAGAAACTGGACAATTACTTTGCGCCCGGAGAGATCAGGGACATCTGGATCACCTTCCCCGATCCTTTTCTCCGTAAATCCAAATCCAAAAAAAGGCTGACCCATCCACGGTTCCTGCAGTTGTACCAGCCGCTGCTGGCAACAGGTGCTACCATCAACCTGAAAACAGACTCACCGGAATTATATGCCTTCACGCAGGAAGTGATCGCCGCTGCCGGCCTCACCCTCATTGAAGACATCCCGGACGTGTACGCCCTGCCGGAAGTACCAGCTCTGCTGAAAATACAGACCTACTACGAAGGTATGCACCTGGCAGACGGCCGCACTATCCGCTACCTGAAATTCCGGCTGCCAGACACACCGCTGAACTGGCGCACCATAAAACTGCCTTCCGATGAAGCAACCGTTGGTGGAGAAGATTGA
- a CDS encoding Lrp/AsnC ligand binding domain-containing protein has translation MSHNLNIDKLDLQIISEMMNNAEISYADLGKKLFVSGGTIHVRMKKLQELGIVKGTKLHVDLKMIGYDVIAFIGIYLEKSSMYDTVAKELRKIPEMVRLNYTTGSYSMFAEIICKDITQLRRILHDELQKIKGIERTETLISLEESFYRTINVVE, from the coding sequence ATGAGCCACAATTTGAATATTGACAAACTCGATTTGCAGATTATCAGCGAAATGATGAACAATGCTGAGATCTCCTACGCCGATCTGGGGAAGAAACTGTTCGTTTCCGGCGGCACTATTCATGTGAGAATGAAGAAATTGCAAGAACTGGGTATAGTTAAAGGTACTAAATTACATGTAGATTTGAAAATGATCGGCTATGATGTAATTGCTTTTATCGGTATTTACCTGGAAAAAAGCTCTATGTACGATACTGTAGCCAAAGAATTGCGTAAAATCCCGGAAATGGTGCGCCTCAACTATACCACCGGTAGCTATAGCATGTTCGCTGAAATCATCTGTAAAGATATTACCCAGTTACGCCGTATCCTCCACGATGAATTACAGAAAATAAAAGGAATCGAAAGAACCGAAACCCTCATCTCTCTCGAAGAAAGTTTTTACCGCACTATCAACGTGGTGGAATAA
- a CDS encoding tryptophan 2,3-dioxygenase family protein: MVTTEIADKIKRLEEKYAAMGQNLSSYLDGLLYADYLTYWDYIQLDVLLNLQHPRTPIPDENIFIIYHQITELYFKLTLQAIEQISFAPERTATVFTTQLKRINNYFRNLINSFEIMVDGMDKDQFLQFRMALLPASGFQSGQFRMIEICSTRLSNLVYEPQRPAVEKADLKTILDSIYWRSGATELATGKKTLTLQQFEKKYMGPFLQLATRYEQSNIQAAYQQLPEADKAIVVPLLKEYDLNINVRWPLMHYKSAVRYLHKKPEDIAATGGTNWQQFLPPKNKRIIFFPELWTEDELNNWGKLAMGE, from the coding sequence ATGGTTACAACAGAAATTGCCGATAAAATAAAACGGCTGGAGGAAAAATATGCCGCCATGGGGCAGAACCTGTCTTCCTATCTCGACGGGCTGCTATATGCGGACTATCTGACATACTGGGATTATATCCAACTGGATGTGTTGCTGAATCTGCAACATCCGCGCACGCCGATTCCGGATGAAAACATCTTCATCATTTATCACCAGATAACGGAATTGTACTTTAAACTGACGCTACAGGCGATCGAACAGATCAGCTTTGCGCCGGAGCGGACCGCGACTGTGTTTACCACACAGTTAAAACGGATCAATAACTATTTCCGCAACCTGATCAACTCTTTTGAGATCATGGTTGACGGGATGGACAAGGACCAGTTCCTGCAGTTCAGGATGGCACTATTACCGGCCAGTGGCTTCCAGAGCGGACAGTTCAGGATGATCGAGATATGTTCCACCCGGCTGTCTAACCTGGTATACGAACCCCAGCGCCCGGCCGTGGAAAAGGCGGACCTGAAAACGATACTGGACAGCATTTACTGGAGAAGCGGCGCCACCGAACTGGCCACCGGCAAGAAAACCCTGACCCTGCAGCAGTTTGAGAAAAAATATATGGGCCCCTTCCTGCAACTGGCTACGCGGTATGAGCAATCCAATATCCAGGCTGCCTATCAGCAACTGCCGGAGGCCGATAAGGCTATCGTTGTTCCCCTGTTGAAGGAGTATGACCTGAACATCAATGTGAGGTGGCCCCTGATGCATTATAAATCAGCTGTCAGGTACCTGCATAAAAAACCGGAAGATATTGCTGCTACGGGAGGGACCAACTGGCAACAGTTCCTGCCTCCGAAAAACAAACGCATTATATTTTTCCCGGAACTGTGGACCGAAGATGAACTGAATAACTGGGGCAAACTGGCGATGGGTGAATAG
- a CDS encoding alpha/beta fold hydrolase, protein MYKSPLLLLHGALGAATQFKTLAEQLEPYYDVHTINFSGHGPVPFSANGFNIQVFAAEVLEYLDQHQLDFVHIFGYSMGGYVAMYLARHYPEKIGRVITLATKYNWNEATAGKEVKQLNPALIAEKVPGFAKLLEERHTPNDWKEVVTRTAQLIEDLGHQSLLKAQDYAQVASPCMLMMGDRDNMVSFTETIEVYRSLPEAQMTILPDTAHPLEKADVPLLAYYIKRFTTQKIG, encoded by the coding sequence ATGTACAAGTCCCCTCTTCTGCTACTGCACGGCGCCCTCGGCGCTGCCACACAGTTCAAAACGCTGGCAGAGCAACTGGAACCCTACTACGATGTCCATACCATCAATTTCAGCGGCCACGGCCCGGTGCCTTTTTCAGCCAACGGCTTTAATATACAGGTGTTCGCCGCTGAGGTGCTGGAATACCTCGATCAGCACCAGCTCGACTTTGTACACATCTTTGGATACAGCATGGGAGGCTATGTGGCCATGTACCTGGCCCGGCATTATCCGGAAAAAATAGGCAGGGTGATAACGCTGGCCACCAAATACAACTGGAACGAAGCCACCGCCGGTAAAGAGGTCAAACAATTAAACCCGGCGCTGATAGCCGAAAAAGTACCCGGTTTTGCCAAACTGCTGGAGGAAAGACATACCCCCAACGACTGGAAAGAGGTGGTGACACGGACGGCACAGCTGATTGAAGACCTGGGCCACCAGTCATTACTGAAGGCACAGGACTATGCACAGGTGGCATCTCCCTGTATGCTGATGATGGGAGACCGGGACAACATGGTATCTTTCACGGAAACGATAGAGGTATACCGGTCCTTGCCGGAAGCGCAGATGACTATTTTACCTGACACGGCACATCCGCTGGAAAAGGCAGATGTACCGTTGCTGGCATATTATATCAAAAGATTCACTACACAGAAAATAGGCTGA
- a CDS encoding SDR family NAD(P)-dependent oxidoreductase, with protein MELLKDKVALVTGGGSGIGRSVAELYARHGASVIVSDIDERGGQAVVEEITRAGGKAFFVKADVSKAADNEQLVAATIKEYGKLDIACNNAGIGGESAPTGNYKLTEWEKVIGINLNGVFYGMRYQLPVMEKAGSGVIVNMASILGTAGFAGSCAYVAAKHAVVGLTKTAALEYSAKGIRVNAVGPGFIETPLLTKHLSQQAMQALVGLHPIGRLGKPEEVAELVLWLSAPLSSFVTGGYYPVDGAYLAQ; from the coding sequence ATGGAACTTCTGAAAGACAAGGTGGCATTGGTAACAGGTGGTGGCTCAGGTATTGGCCGCAGCGTAGCTGAGCTATATGCCCGCCACGGCGCCAGTGTGATAGTCAGCGATATTGATGAACGGGGCGGACAAGCCGTGGTGGAAGAAATAACGCGTGCCGGTGGCAAAGCGTTTTTCGTAAAGGCCGACGTGAGCAAAGCGGCAGACAATGAGCAGCTGGTGGCTGCCACCATCAAAGAGTACGGCAAACTGGACATCGCCTGCAACAATGCCGGCATCGGCGGTGAATCCGCCCCCACCGGGAACTACAAGCTCACGGAATGGGAGAAAGTGATCGGTATTAACCTCAACGGTGTGTTTTATGGTATGCGGTACCAGTTGCCCGTCATGGAAAAAGCAGGTAGCGGCGTCATCGTGAACATGGCCTCTATCCTGGGCACCGCAGGTTTCGCAGGCTCCTGCGCCTACGTTGCTGCCAAACATGCGGTAGTAGGCCTCACCAAGACCGCAGCGCTTGAATACTCTGCCAAAGGCATTCGTGTCAATGCCGTAGGCCCCGGATTTATTGAAACACCTTTATTAACCAAACATCTGAGCCAGCAGGCGATGCAGGCATTGGTAGGTTTGCACCCCATAGGCCGGTTAGGCAAGCCGGAGGAAGTGGCGGAACTCGTATTATGGCTAAGCGCTCCCCTCTCTTCCTTCGTAACCGGTGGTTATTACCCGGTAGACGGGGCATACCTGGCTCAGTGA
- a CDS encoding DUF4290 domain-containing protein — protein sequence MEYNTTRNYLIMKEYGRNIQKMVEFLGTIEDDEERQRNAMAVIELMGTLNPHLRNVEDFRHKLWDHIFNISGFTLKVESPYPVPTQEALRAKPDRLPYPKKYPRNRHFGKNLEMVIDKALHEDNTEKKEGFTQCIGNYMKLAYSNWHKESVHDDAIKAELAAITNGELEFQTGGSSASTSSAQTPSFNLGGNTGSGGDHFRSNKRKNFQQNKQFKSNNGGGKNNNKHNNKYNKNRNK from the coding sequence ATGGAATATAATACCACGCGTAATTACCTGATAATGAAGGAATATGGCCGGAATATCCAGAAAATGGTGGAATTCCTGGGGACCATAGAGGATGACGAGGAGCGCCAGCGCAATGCGATGGCGGTGATAGAATTAATGGGTACGCTGAATCCGCATCTGAGGAATGTGGAAGATTTCAGGCACAAACTATGGGACCACATATTCAATATATCCGGCTTCACCCTGAAAGTGGAATCACCTTATCCGGTGCCTACACAGGAAGCTTTGCGGGCAAAACCGGACCGTTTGCCTTATCCCAAAAAATACCCGCGCAACCGTCACTTCGGTAAGAACCTGGAGATGGTGATCGACAAAGCCCTGCATGAAGATAATACCGAGAAAAAAGAAGGTTTTACCCAGTGCATCGGCAACTATATGAAACTTGCCTATTCCAACTGGCATAAAGAAAGTGTGCACGATGACGCTATCAAGGCGGAACTGGCAGCTATCACCAATGGTGAGCTGGAGTTCCAGACCGGCGGCAGCAGCGCCTCCACATCATCTGCCCAGACGCCCAGCTTCAACCTGGGTGGCAATACCGGCAGCGGTGGAGATCATTTCCGTTCCAACAAACGTAAAAACTTCCAGCAGAACAAACAGTTCAAAAGCAACAACGGCGGAGGAAAAAATAATAACAAGCACAATAACAAATACAACAAAAACAGGAACAAGTGA
- the murA gene encoding UDP-N-acetylglucosamine 1-carboxyvinyltransferase: protein MSSAFEVRGGNRLKGEIIPQGAKNEALQIISAVMLTSEKVTIHNIPDIVDVNLLIELLGDAGVKVNRISRDKCEFQADDIDLAYLQGADFKKKSGRLRGSVMIAGPLLARFGKALIPKPGGDKIGRRRLDTHIIGFEKLGARFNYESDDNYFRLEAPGGLKGTYMLLDEPSVTGTANIVMAAVLAQGTTTIYNAACEPYLQQLCKMLNSMGARISGVGSNLLTIEGVTSLGGCQHTMLPDMIEIGSFIGLAAMTQSELTIKNAGVESLGIIPEKFRSLGIQLEIKGNDIYIPSQETYEIQTFLDGSILTIADHPWPGFTPDLLSIVLVVATQAKGSVMIHQKMFESRLFFVDKLIDMGAQIVLCDPHRAVVIGLGRQHPLRGITMSSPDIRAGVSLLIAALSAEGKSTIQNIDQIDRGYQYIDERLRNLGADIKRV, encoded by the coding sequence GTGAGCAGTGCTTTTGAAGTAAGAGGAGGCAACCGTCTCAAAGGTGAAATTATACCGCAGGGTGCCAAAAACGAGGCTTTACAGATCATCAGTGCCGTGATGCTGACTTCAGAGAAAGTCACCATTCACAACATTCCCGATATAGTAGATGTCAATTTGCTGATAGAGCTGCTCGGTGATGCCGGTGTAAAAGTAAACCGTATCAGCCGCGACAAATGTGAGTTTCAGGCAGATGATATCGACCTGGCCTATCTGCAGGGCGCCGATTTCAAAAAGAAATCCGGCAGGCTGCGTGGTTCCGTGATGATTGCCGGTCCGCTGCTGGCAAGGTTTGGCAAAGCGCTGATCCCGAAGCCGGGAGGCGATAAAATTGGCCGCCGCCGCCTGGACACGCACATCATCGGGTTTGAGAAACTGGGCGCACGTTTTAACTACGAATCTGACGATAATTATTTCCGCCTGGAAGCCCCCGGTGGCCTGAAAGGCACTTATATGCTGCTGGACGAGCCCAGCGTGACCGGTACCGCCAACATCGTAATGGCTGCTGTACTGGCACAGGGCACCACCACCATCTACAATGCTGCCTGCGAACCTTATCTGCAGCAGCTTTGCAAAATGCTTAACAGTATGGGCGCCCGCATCAGCGGCGTAGGTTCCAACCTGCTGACCATCGAAGGGGTGACCAGCCTCGGCGGCTGTCAGCATACCATGCTGCCGGACATGATCGAAATAGGGTCGTTCATCGGTCTCGCTGCCATGACGCAGAGTGAACTGACCATCAAAAATGCCGGTGTGGAAAGCCTGGGCATCATCCCCGAGAAATTCCGCTCCCTGGGCATTCAACTGGAAATCAAAGGCAACGACATTTATATTCCTTCCCAGGAAACGTATGAAATACAGACGTTCCTGGACGGCTCTATCCTTACCATAGCAGACCATCCATGGCCCGGCTTTACGCCCGACCTGCTCAGCATCGTGCTGGTAGTGGCCACACAAGCCAAAGGCAGCGTGATGATCCACCAGAAAATGTTCGAGAGCCGCCTGTTCTTCGTAGACAAGCTCATTGACATGGGCGCACAGATCGTACTGTGCGATCCGCACCGTGCCGTGGTAATAGGCCTGGGCCGCCAGCACCCGCTGCGTGGCATCACCATGTCTTCCCCGGACATCCGTGCCGGCGTGTCGCTCCTGATCGCTGCCCTCAGCGCAGAAGGAAAGAGCACCATCCAGAACATCGACCAGATAGACCGTGGTTACCAGTACATCGACGAACGGTTGAGAAACCTGGGAGCCGATATCAAGCGCGTATAA
- the gmk gene encoding guanylate kinase, translating into MEKKIIIITAPSGAGKTTIVKKLLASMPVLAFSISAATRTARAGEVNGRDYYFMTTEEFHTKIDENAFAEYEMVYAGKYYGTLKSELERIWTNDRIPMVDIDVKGALSIKEHYHDKALTIFIQPPSIDALRERLSDRGTETQASIDERLAKAQYELSFAHEFDKIVVNDELERAYEEVKNLVQEFLNIK; encoded by the coding sequence ATGGAAAAAAAGATCATCATTATCACCGCCCCCTCCGGAGCGGGTAAAACCACCATCGTAAAGAAACTGCTGGCCAGCATGCCTGTACTGGCCTTTTCTATATCTGCCGCCACCCGCACGGCCCGCGCCGGCGAAGTGAACGGAAGGGACTATTATTTCATGACCACCGAAGAGTTCCACACCAAAATAGATGAAAATGCTTTCGCAGAGTATGAAATGGTGTATGCCGGCAAATACTACGGCACCCTGAAAAGCGAACTGGAACGCATCTGGACCAACGACCGGATACCGATGGTTGACATCGACGTAAAAGGCGCACTCTCTATTAAAGAACACTACCACGATAAAGCCCTGACGATCTTTATTCAACCGCCATCCATCGACGCGCTGCGGGAACGTCTCAGCGACAGAGGCACGGAAACACAGGCATCTATCGACGAGCGGCTGGCCAAAGCGCAGTATGAACTGTCGTTCGCTCATGAGTTTGATAAGATTGTTGTCAACGATGAACTAGAACGCGCATACGAAGAAGTAAAAAACCTGGTACAGGAATTTTTAAATATAAAATAG
- a CDS encoding hemolysin family protein: protein MDGYTIIILVSLLLLAGFFAGIEAAFANVNKLSIELKRKQGRATGKILAGFTEHPSRFLATSLVGLTITVVIYSILLAGFFQPVWQASNATPDNVPMPLVIFLEILLASLAMLFLGFFVPRAIFRSRPEALLSFFALPISIVAKPLYIIGNLLVSISEWMLKYLFNVRILETRESFTRVDVEHFIRQSQQHVGENQELNTELFENALSLAHVKIRGCLIPRKEIEALDIKSPIIDARKKFMETKLSKIIIYDTTIDNILGYIHQLDMFKNPQNIESIIHPILAVPETMSAIDLLSKFNKERKSIAWVVDEFGGTAGIVTIEDVLEEIFGEIKDEHDEEEFVEKQIAEKEYIFSGRLELDYLNEKYSLDFPEDESETLSGYIINHHETIPKIKERIIIGDYEFDILNVTDTRIEMVKMKILG, encoded by the coding sequence ATGGACGGATACACAATTATAATTCTAGTTTCTCTCTTACTGCTGGCAGGCTTCTTTGCGGGCATCGAAGCTGCCTTTGCCAATGTGAATAAACTCAGCATTGAGCTCAAAAGAAAGCAGGGGAGAGCTACCGGCAAAATACTGGCCGGTTTTACCGAGCACCCCAGCCGTTTTCTGGCTACCAGCCTTGTAGGGCTTACTATCACCGTGGTGATCTACAGCATCCTGCTGGCGGGTTTCTTCCAGCCTGTATGGCAGGCAAGCAACGCTACGCCGGACAACGTGCCCATGCCGCTGGTAATTTTCCTGGAAATATTACTGGCATCACTGGCCATGTTGTTTCTTGGTTTTTTTGTTCCGCGGGCTATTTTCCGCTCACGCCCTGAAGCGCTGCTGAGCTTTTTTGCATTGCCTATTTCCATCGTGGCCAAGCCACTGTATATTATCGGCAATCTGCTGGTGTCTATCTCTGAATGGATGTTGAAATATCTTTTCAACGTACGTATCCTTGAAACGCGGGAATCCTTTACCCGTGTGGATGTAGAGCACTTCATCCGGCAGTCGCAACAACACGTGGGAGAAAACCAGGAGCTGAACACTGAACTGTTTGAAAACGCACTTTCACTGGCACATGTAAAAATCCGTGGCTGCCTGATCCCGCGTAAAGAAATCGAAGCGCTCGATATCAAAAGCCCGATCATCGACGCCCGGAAAAAATTCATGGAAACAAAACTGTCCAAGATCATTATCTATGATACTACCATCGATAATATTCTCGGATATATTCATCAGCTGGATATGTTCAAAAATCCACAGAACATTGAAAGCATCATTCATCCTATATTGGCCGTACCAGAGACTATGAGCGCCATCGACCTGCTGAGCAAGTTCAATAAGGAACGCAAGAGCATAGCATGGGTGGTGGATGAGTTTGGCGGCACCGCCGGTATCGTCACCATCGAAGATGTACTCGAAGAAATTTTCGGGGAAATAAAAGATGAACACGATGAAGAAGAGTTCGTGGAAAAACAGATCGCCGAGAAAGAGTATATTTTTTCAGGCAGATTGGAGCTAGATTACTTAAATGAAAAATATAGTCTCGATTTTCCGGAAGATGAAAGTGAAACATTGTCCGGTTACATCATCAATCATCATGAAACCATCCCGAAGATCAAAGAACGTATCATTATCGGAGACTATGAGTTTGATATACTGAACGTTACGGATACACGGATTGAAATGGTGAAGATGAAAATACTGGGATAA
- the tatC gene encoding twin-arginine translocase subunit TatC — MLKKLFSNNEDKAEMSFFDHLEDLRWHLVRSALALVAFSIFGFVYTQEILDNVIFGPTNANFPSYIALCKLGHLVGMGDKLCITPVKVQFLNYKMVGQIMLQFKLAFMIGFICAFPYIFWEFWRFVKPALKEKELKGARGAIFWVSFQFFLGICFAYFLMAPFTINFLASYTVTEKAVNQFFIDDYFDLMTQIVLGMGILFELPILVFFLTKLGILTPDFLKAYRRHAIVVILILAAIITPPDLIDQLIVFTPLYCLYEISIFISKKALRDREAVERKQEVQEWS; from the coding sequence ATGTTAAAGAAACTTTTTTCCAATAATGAGGACAAGGCAGAGATGTCTTTTTTTGATCACCTGGAAGATCTCCGCTGGCACCTCGTAAGATCTGCATTGGCACTAGTGGCGTTCAGTATATTTGGGTTTGTTTATACCCAGGAGATCCTGGACAATGTGATATTTGGTCCTACCAATGCTAACTTCCCTTCCTACATTGCTTTATGTAAACTGGGCCATCTGGTGGGTATGGGTGATAAACTCTGTATTACACCGGTGAAAGTACAGTTCCTGAACTACAAGATGGTAGGCCAGATCATGCTCCAGTTCAAACTGGCTTTTATGATCGGTTTTATATGTGCCTTCCCTTATATTTTCTGGGAGTTCTGGCGCTTTGTAAAACCCGCGCTGAAGGAGAAAGAGCTGAAAGGCGCCAGGGGCGCTATTTTCTGGGTGTCTTTCCAGTTTTTCCTCGGTATCTGTTTCGCCTATTTCCTGATGGCGCCTTTTACCATCAACTTCCTGGCATCTTACACGGTCACAGAAAAGGCGGTCAACCAGTTCTTCATTGATGACTATTTCGATCTGATGACACAGATCGTACTGGGCATGGGCATACTGTTTGAATTGCCGATATTGGTGTTTTTCCTGACCAAACTGGGCATTCTGACACCAGACTTCCTGAAAGCCTACAGGAGGCACGCCATCGTGGTTATTCTCATCCTGGCGGCTATCATTACTCCGCCCGACCTGATAGACCAGCTTATTGTGTTCACGCCGTTATACTGTCTTTACGAAATCAGTATCTTTATATCCAAAAAAGCGCTCCGTGACAGAGAAGCAGTAGAGCGGAAACAGGAAGTGCAGGAATGGTCTTAA
- the rpiB gene encoding ribose 5-phosphate isomerase B: MQQHTTFDTTLPVAIGSDHAGFEYKEEVISYLEAKGLTVKDFGTHTKDSVDYPDYAHPVSTAVERGLAAFGILICGSANGVAITANKHQGIRAAICWGEELSRLARSHNNANVLCIPARFVDVAVANQMVDVFIDTPFEGGRHQNRVSKMACL, translated from the coding sequence ATGCAACAACATACTACCTTTGACACTACTTTGCCTGTAGCCATCGGATCAGACCACGCCGGATTTGAATACAAAGAAGAAGTGATCTCCTATCTGGAAGCAAAAGGCCTGACAGTAAAAGATTTTGGCACACATACCAAAGATTCGGTGGATTATCCTGACTACGCCCACCCGGTATCTACAGCCGTTGAAAGAGGACTGGCAGCGTTTGGTATCCTGATCTGCGGCAGTGCCAACGGAGTGGCCATCACGGCCAATAAGCACCAGGGCATCCGCGCCGCTATCTGCTGGGGCGAAGAGCTGTCCAGGCTGGCGCGCTCCCATAACAATGCAAACGTATTGTGCATTCCTGCCCGTTTTGTGGACGTAGCCGTGGCCAACCAGATGGTGGACGTATTTATCGATACGCCGTTTGAAGGCGGCCGTCACCAGAACCGTGTCAGCAAAATGGCTTGTCTGTAA